One genomic segment of Mytilus trossulus isolate FHL-02 chromosome 4, PNRI_Mtr1.1.1.hap1, whole genome shotgun sequence includes these proteins:
- the LOC134715486 gene encoding uncharacterized protein LOC134715486 isoform X2 gives MSAQLRRSARKRKNLPIVAAASARKKTNQRVPDTMSVTLPQLPTVDTGTPFIPITSSTGTYPMLFSQTGAVIYTSASTGPVDLTSTTNTLLYSRVPLPDQRVCNTVTSQDPPEHSLGDVSVVNCLNTYMYLAIGQTGPVRKSDRSYRTFQQRL, from the exons ATGTCAGCACAGCTCAGGCGGTCAGCCAGGAAAAGGAAAAATTTGCCAATAGTGGCTGCTGCATCAGCAAGGAAAAAGACTAACCAGAGAGTACCTGACACTATGTCAGTAACTCTACCACAGTTGCCTACAGTTGATACTGGTACACCATTCATACCCATTACTAGTTCTACTGGTACATACCCAATGTTGTTTTCACAGACAGGGGCAGTCATATATACCAGTGCAAGTACAGGGCCAGTCGATTTGACGAGCACAACTAATACCCTTTTATACTCAAGAGTACCACTACCAGACCAAAGAGTGTGCAACACTGTAACCAGTCAAGATCCTCCAGAACATTCCTTAG gtGATGTTTCAGTTGTCAATTGTTTGAACACCTATATGTATTTGGCCATTGGACAGACAGGACCTGTGAGGAAGTCTGATCGAAGTTATCGAACCTTCCAACAAAGACTTTGA
- the LOC134715486 gene encoding uncharacterized protein LOC134715486 isoform X1, translated as MSAQLRRSARKRKNLPIVAAASARKKTNQRVPDTMSVTLPQLPTVDTGTPFIPITSSTGTYPMLFSQTGAVIYTSASTGPVDLTSTTNTLLYSRVPLPDQRVCNTVTSQDPPEHSLGNTNGASSFTMPFSTFDLPIQIPSMHANIAFNVSQSIREKIQKSEFIDLGILLINNTQQATQKLVFRGGEFIVETENMQNKIGSIDQWTSAFIIFVSVYCTVHSGRLQDLLKYMSVVRLGAKRNPNNLGWKLYDEQFRLRKTLDPASSWAIVDPELWLLYMADSIGTQNLEVVSSGYNTFSANKCE; from the coding sequence ATGTCAGCACAGCTCAGGCGGTCAGCCAGGAAAAGGAAAAATTTGCCAATAGTGGCTGCTGCATCAGCAAGGAAAAAGACTAACCAGAGAGTACCTGACACTATGTCAGTAACTCTACCACAGTTGCCTACAGTTGATACTGGTACACCATTCATACCCATTACTAGTTCTACTGGTACATACCCAATGTTGTTTTCACAGACAGGGGCAGTCATATATACCAGTGCAAGTACAGGGCCAGTCGATTTGACGAGCACAACTAATACCCTTTTATACTCAAGAGTACCACTACCAGACCAAAGAGTGTGCAACACTGTAACCAGTCAAGATCCTCCAGAACATTCCTTAGGTAATACTAATGGTGCCTCAAGTTTTACAATGCCATTTAGTACTTTTGATCTTCCTATTCAGATACCCAGCATGCATGCTAATATTGCTTTTAATGTTTCTCAAAGTATTAGagaaaaaattcagaaaagtgAATTTATTGATTTAGGCATTTTGTTGATTAACAATACTCAGCAGGCTACACAAAAGCTTGTTTTTAGAGGGGGTGAATTTATTGTGGAAACAGaaaatatgcaaaacaaaattgggTCTATTGACCAATGGACATCAgcatttatcatttttgttagtGTATATTGTACTGTGCATTCAGGTAGATTACAAGATTTACTTAAATACATGTCAGTTGTACGTTTGGGTGCAAAAAGAAATCCAAATAATTTAGGTTGGAAGTTATATGATGAGCAATTTAGGTTGCGCAAAACACTGGATCCGGCAAGTTCATGGGCTATAGTAGATCCAGAGCTTTGGTTATTATATATGGCTGATAGTATTGGCACACAAAATTTGGAAGTAGTTTCTTCTGGTTACAATACATTTTCTGCTAATAAATGTGAATAA